A genomic segment from Blastocatellia bacterium encodes:
- the aroB gene encoding 3-dehydroquinate synthase, translated as MTGSLRGPSVQSWETGPLTSQKSVRPRLLGRVTVPLGERSYDILIGDGILSASGTFIARAVGTAITRVAILSHPRIFRLHGAPLVRSLRASGWPTSLHLIPEGERSKTLATVERLSSSLVRARLDRHSLICALGGGVIGDIAGFVAATFLRGIAYCQIPTTLLAAIDSAIGGKTGVNLPEGKNLIGAFYQPRVVLTDVRTLRTLPRRELMAGVCEAIKYGVIRDGDLFHFVDRHLPSLRAGEPEPLAYLIRRCSEIKAEIVASDERESGLRQILNFGHTFGHALEQVTGFRRFKHGEAVGYGMIMAGRLAVALGLFPSDQAREIERVIRRCGPFPTLSDLTPGDILRAMQSDKKARGGQLTFVLPRRIGEVTLRRDISPKAVREAIRGVLNDPALGGRRGR; from the coding sequence ATGACCGGGTCGCTTCGAGGACCATCGGTTCAATCATGGGAGACCGGTCCCCTCACCTCGCAAAAGAGCGTGAGGCCCCGTCTTCTTGGGCGCGTGACTGTTCCGCTTGGAGAGCGAAGCTACGACATCCTCATCGGGGACGGAATTCTCAGCGCCTCAGGGACGTTCATCGCCCGGGCTGTGGGAACGGCGATCACCCGGGTGGCCATTCTCTCTCATCCTCGGATTTTTCGATTGCATGGAGCGCCGCTTGTGCGGAGCTTGAGAGCCTCAGGCTGGCCGACATCGCTTCACCTCATCCCGGAAGGAGAGCGGTCGAAGACGCTCGCCACAGTTGAGCGGCTTTCCTCTTCACTGGTGAGAGCGCGACTGGATCGTCACTCGCTCATCTGCGCTCTCGGCGGGGGCGTCATCGGAGACATCGCCGGATTCGTGGCGGCGACGTTTCTCCGGGGCATCGCCTACTGCCAGATTCCCACAACGCTGCTGGCCGCCATTGACAGCGCCATTGGGGGAAAGACCGGAGTCAACCTCCCGGAAGGCAAGAACCTCATCGGGGCATTTTATCAACCGCGCGTGGTGCTGACCGATGTGCGTACGTTGCGAACGCTTCCTCGGCGAGAGCTGATGGCTGGCGTGTGCGAAGCCATCAAGTACGGCGTGATTCGTGACGGCGATCTCTTCCACTTCGTTGACCGGCATCTTCCCTCGTTGCGGGCGGGGGAGCCGGAACCGCTGGCCTATCTCATTCGTCGGTGTTCGGAGATCAAGGCCGAGATCGTCGCATCGGATGAGCGGGAGTCGGGCCTCCGTCAAATCCTCAATTTCGGTCATACGTTTGGCCATGCGCTGGAGCAGGTCACAGGGTTTCGGCGCTTCAAGCATGGCGAGGCCGTCGGCTACGGCATGATCATGGCCGGTCGGCTGGCCGTCGCGCTGGGACTCTTTCCTTCGGACCAGGCGCGTGAGATCGAGCGGGTGATCCGTCGGTGCGGACCTTTTCCGACTCTGAGCGATCTCACCCCCGGCGACATTCTCCGGGCCATGCAAAGTGATAAAAAAGCGCGCGGCGGTCAGCTCACCTTCGTTCTCCCCCGGCGCATCGGCGAGGTGACTCTCCGCCGGGACATCTCACCGAAAGCCGTGAGAGAGGCCATTCGCGGCGTGCTGAATGACCCCGCCCTGGGAGGCCGTCGCGGTCGCTGA